One segment of Triticum aestivum cultivar Chinese Spring chromosome 2A, IWGSC CS RefSeq v2.1, whole genome shotgun sequence DNA contains the following:
- the LOC123190049 gene encoding pentatricopeptide repeat-containing protein At5g03800-like, which produces MATSTSSSPAPLPLAPPPPPRSRLSFPAPPPPPPPATTTSAATHGTAPRLRLLPHAADPRAAHAVAAKSSADARLANAVMCGYIRAGRLTDAVEVFDRMTARDAASYSALISGHARLGSPVSAAAALFRSMRLAGVAPTEYTFVGLLTACIRRGNPRLGTQVHALAAKGRYSGGSLLVANALLGMYVKCGRLEDALRVFDGMEERDVSSWNTVLSGLVELGRYEEALELFGDMRTADVAVDRFSLSALLTAATEGFSLPLGAAVHALSLKSGMELDLSVGNALIGFYAEHGDSVEDVVGVFQRMPVKDVISWTGLLNGYMEFGLVDKALRVFDRMPERNFVTYNAVLTGFCQNKEGVRVSFARKAGLQGLGLFRQMLENGLEMSDVTMTGVLNACAIAADRKMSEQVHTFVIKCGCGSSPWIDAALIDMCVKCGRSGDARLLFEHWRHQESFHIAWSSLLLSSVRDGEYEKALSTFLQMFRSSDIQFIDAFLLTTALGVCGALGFTELGKQLHLLAAKSGLLRACGVGNAIVSMYGKCGQLENAVTFFQRMPHRDLVSWNALITAHLLHRQGDEIWDIWSQMERLAIKPDSVTFLLIISACSCTDSDSADASMELFRCMSSKYNTEPAMEHFAAVVYVLGCWGHFDEAEQFIASMPFKPGALVWRSLLESCSKQSNMTLRRRAMSHLLALEPQDPSTYVLASNLYSESAKWHCSENTRLEMRQKGIHKIPARSWTFYDNAIHSFFARDRSHPQSKDIYAGLDVLTLECIKAGYEPDTTFVLHDVEEYQKRHFLMYHSAKLAATYGLLMAGSGKIIRVVKNIRMCGDCHSFLEHASAATGKEISVRDSNGFHVFRAGICSCRD; this is translated from the coding sequence ATGGCCACTTCCACCTCATCCTCCCCTGCTCCTCTTCCCCTCgcacccccgcccccgccccgtTCGCGGCTCTCCTTTCCGgcccctccgccacctcctcctcccgctaCCACCACCAGCGCCGCCACCCATGGCACCGCACCCCGCCTTCGCCTCCTCCCCCACGCGGCCGACCCCCGCGCAGCGCACGCGGTCGCGGCCAAGTCTAGCGCGGACGCGCGCCTCGCGAACGCCGTCATGTGCGGCTACATCCGCGCGGGCCGCCTCACCGACGCGGTTGAGGTGTTCGACCGGATGACCGCCCGTGACGCTGCCTCCTACAGCGCGCTCATCTCGGGCCACGCCCGGCTGGGCTCCCCCGTATCTGCTGCCGCGGCGCTCTTCCGCAGCATGCGCCTCGCGGGAGTCGCCCCCACAGAGTACACTTTCGTGGGCCTCCTCACCGCCTGCATCCGCAGGGGCAACCCGCGGCTCGGGACCCAGGTCCACGCGCTCGCCGCCAAGGGACGGTACTCCGGCGGCTCTCTCCTCGTCGCCAACGCGCTCCTTGGCATGTACGTCAAGTGCGGTCGCTTAGAGGACGCTCTGAGGGTGTTCGACGGGATGGAGGAGCGCGACGTGTCCTCATGGAACACGGTGCTGTCCGGCCTGGTCGAGCTGGGGAGGTACGAGGAGGCGCTTGAGCTGTTTGGGGACATGCGGACGGCCGATGTTGCGGTCGACCGGTTTTCTCTGTCAGCGCTTCTGACGGCGGCTACTGAAGGGTTCAGCCTGCCTCTGGGGGCAGCGGTGCACGCTCTGTCTCTCAAGTCCGGGATGGAGCTGGATTTGAGTGTGGGCAATGCGCTCATTGGATTTTATGCTGAGCATGGTGATTCTGTCGAGGATGTGGTTGGTGTGTTTCAGAGGATGCCAGTAAAGGACGTAATTTCGTGGACTGGGTTACTCAATGGATACATGGAATTTGGTTTAGTTGACAAGGCTCTGCGCGTGTTTGATCGGATGCCTGAGAGGAATTTTGTTACATATAATGCAGTTCTCACCGGGTTTTGTCAGAACAAGGAAGGTGTGCGAGTCAGTTTTGCTAGGAAGGCTGGGCTGCAGGGGCTCGGGTTGTTTAGGCAGATGCTGGAGAATGGGTTGGAGATGTCAGACGTCACCATGACTGGTGTCCTCAATGCTTGTGCTATTGCTGCGGATAGGAAGATGAGTGAGCAGGTTCACACATTTGTGATTAAGTGTGGCTGTGGTTCAAGTCCTTGGATTGACGCCGCGTTGATAGACATGTGCGTCAAGTGTGGTAGGTCTGGAGATGCACGTCTGTTGTTTGAGCATTGGCGCCACCAGGAGAGTTTTCACATTGCTTGGAGCTCTTTACTGCTTTCTAGCGTTAGAGATGGAGAGTATGAGAAAGCGCTTTCTACATTCCTTCAAATGTTTAGAAGCAGCGATATTCAGTTCATTGATGCGTTTTTGTTGACTACTGCACTTGGAGTTTGTGGTGCTTTGGGTTTTACGGAGCTTGGAAAGCAACTGCATCTGCTTGCTGCAAAATCTGGGCTTTTGCGTGCTTGTGGAGTTGGTAATGCAATTGTCAGTATGTATGGCAAGTGCGGACAATTGGAAAATGCAGTCACTTTCTTTCAGCGAATGCCTCATCGAGACCTTGTGtcttggaatgcgctgatcacTGCTCATCTTCTCCATCGCCAGGGAGATGAAATATGGGACATATGGTCTCAAATGGAGAGATTAGCCATCAAGCCTGACTCCGTGACCTTTCTTCTGATCATATCAGCTTGCAGTTGTACAGACTCAGATTCTGCAGATGCATCTATGGAACTGTTTCGTTGTATGTCAAGCAAGTACAACACTGAACCTGCTATGGAACACTTTGCAGCAGTTGTGTACGTCCTTGGCTGCTGGGGTCATTTTGATGAGGCTGAACAGTTTATAGCTAGTATGCCATTCAAGCCTGGTGCATTAGTTTGGCGATCTTTGCTGGAAAGCTGTAGCAAGCAGTCCAATATGACACTGCGAAGGCGAGCTATGAGTCATCTACTTGCCCTGGAACCACAAGACCCATCCACATATGTTCTGGCATCTAATCTGTACTCTGAATCAGCAAAGTGGCATTGCTCAGAGAACACAAGGCTGGAGATGCGGCAAAAGGGTATCCATAAGATTCCAGCAAGGAGCTGGACATTTTATGACAATGCTATTCACTCATTTTTCGCTCGAGATAGATCACATCCTCAGTCCAAGGACATCTATGCTGGTCTGGACGTGCTAACTCTTGAGTGCATTAAGGCCGGGTATGAACCAGACACCACCTTTGTCCTACATGATGTCGAGGAATACCAAAAGAGACACTTCCTAATGTACCACAGTGCAAAGCTGGCAGCTACATATGGCCTCCTAATGGCAGGCTCTGGGAAAATTATCCGTGTGGTGAAGAACATCCGCATGTGTGGTGACTGCCACTCATTTCTGGAGCATGCCTCTGCTGCTACCGGAAAAGAGATTTCAGTCAGAGACTCGAATGGGTTTCATGTTTTTAGGGCAGGGATTTGTTCCTGTAGAGATTAG